The proteins below are encoded in one region of Prevotella melaninogenica ATCC 25845:
- a CDS encoding cation diffusion facilitator family transporter: MKKEKKSEGMMSVIAALGANILVAISKFVGFAVSGSAAMLNESIHSIVDCGNEILLLVGNRQSTAKISDKHPFGQARAKYFYSLVVAMMLFFAGGALGIMEAAEKLFHPEHSLENTWLVIGILVFGLLVETVSLRVAFKEIKELNKDNLSLYRFLRESRHSEILIIFAEDSCAVIGLLIALGGTFLTHFTGNPFYDALSGVLIGVLLCAAALFLAREFYSLLIGESVTQKDLTRIKETFNRTEINRLINVKTIHLGPNDILITAKIDVKSEYEAQAPQLVNDIEKNMRAAFPEYKIYIYIETDKYKEDY; the protein is encoded by the coding sequence ATGAAAAAGGAAAAGAAAAGTGAAGGAATGATGAGTGTTATCGCTGCCTTAGGTGCAAACATCTTGGTAGCGATATCAAAGTTTGTTGGTTTTGCTGTGTCTGGCTCAGCTGCAATGTTGAATGAGTCTATCCATAGTATCGTAGATTGTGGCAATGAAATACTACTGTTAGTAGGCAACCGACAGTCAACAGCGAAGATATCAGATAAACATCCGTTCGGACAGGCACGTGCTAAGTATTTCTATAGCTTAGTTGTTGCAATGATGTTGTTCTTCGCCGGTGGTGCATTAGGTATCATGGAAGCAGCAGAGAAGTTATTTCACCCAGAACACAGCTTGGAGAACACATGGCTCGTCATTGGTATTCTTGTCTTTGGACTCTTAGTAGAAACTGTCAGTCTAAGGGTTGCCTTCAAGGAGATTAAGGAACTGAACAAGGACAATCTTTCACTTTATCGTTTCCTACGAGAAAGCCGTCACAGTGAAATTCTCATCATCTTTGCAGAAGATAGTTGTGCTGTCATTGGTCTGCTAATAGCCTTAGGAGGTACATTTCTGACCCACTTCACAGGTAATCCATTCTATGATGCCCTCTCGGGTGTACTGATTGGTGTACTCCTCTGTGCAGCAGCTCTTTTCCTCGCACGTGAGTTCTACAGTCTGCTTATTGGTGAGAGTGTCACGCAGAAGGATTTAACTCGTATCAAAGAGACATTCAACAGAACAGAAATCAACCGCCTCATCAACGTCAAGACCATTCACCTCGGTCCTAATGACATCCTTATCACTGCAAAGATTGATGTTAAAAGCGAATACGAAGCGCAAGCACCTCAGTTGGTTAACGACATCGAGAAGAATATGCGTGCCGCTTTCCCTGAGTACAAGATTTATATCTATATTGAGACGGATAAATATAAAGAGGATTATTAA
- a CDS encoding DUF4922 domain-containing protein, which yields MKKKKQIDCFLPYSTAAMMQSLAAQLYESGVVKNIYTLAADVLPTEALPQYTHHLQAGSLLSLATMRLVSTTAAADYALLYLKQGPITLGYHALERMLQVAEETGAAMVYADHYSVEAGKTVKHPVTDYQLGSIRDDFDFGSVVLLKTECLKKYAAKEVAKDYQFAGWYDLRLFLSREGELFHLNEYLYTEEEDDLRASGEKQFDYVNPRNREVQIEMEQAATAHLSAIKALVDTTQYVQPDFSGEAFPVEASVVIPVFNREKTVRDAVVSALSQKTDFPFNVIVVDNHSTDSTTEILSSLAADERLVHLIPTRTDLGIGGCWNYAINDVHCGRFAVQLDSDDLYSSENTLQAIVDAFHEQKAAMIVGSYRMCDFDLNTLPPGLISHNEWTEDNGCNNALRINGLGAPRAFFTPLVRQHQFPNTSYGEDYAMGLAFSRRFRIGRIYDELYLCRRWGGNSDAVLSIDKVNANNHYKDQLRTVEILARQKQNQDREKGLTDFFHNQLNQWQDVAKRFEELKGVQTREVGSALAQFNPARLVSTGAKIDKATLAKRPCFLCEKNRPVEQIVLPFGEGFDILVNPFPILPVHFTIPSRHHQQQAIADNYVQIHRLLRAYPQLMVFYNGPKCGASAPDHLHFQAGTSGILPLQRDWQRLYETSVPLLKLNDTEGIYEIKDYICSVLAIVSHTGKHDVELFSRLYESLPIKEDETEPMMNIVAWRSGEAFISVVFPREKHRPDCYSADGEAQCLVSPGSLDMAGLMILPRQSDFEGMTAELAKAILREVSLSDEAMNEVVKRIRNKAVDLAFDDWKHEPIVSVGIVRGDEIRFQLNGTYTIGNKEVTGKQIVKFKDGQILWDSADYTELCFTPQNDDISFTLEDVTIGVDFHWERKEAQTFLGKLRFVVDGDKLLAINELPVERYLASVISSEMSATSSLELLKAHAVISRSWLLVQMRRRKAIEMGVQTASAPVKVSDEEGVVWYDSDAHTLFDVCADDHCQRYQGITKATSPHVEEAIKATRGQLLMNGKEICDARFSKCCGGVSEEYEYCWDNTHKPYLLSVVDNAPLGTAPTIDLTDEKTAQEWILSSPEAFCNTKDAAVLGQVLNNYDQETQDFYRWTVDFTQSELAELILRKSGLDFGEIIDLQPLERGKSGRITRLKIVGTKLTRIIGKELEIRRTLSESHLYSSAFVVERSEVVNGVPQHFRLIGAGWGHGVGLCQIGAAVMGEKGYRYDEILQHYYQTAAIEAQY from the coding sequence ATGAAAAAGAAGAAACAGATAGATTGCTTTCTACCGTATAGTACAGCTGCAATGATGCAGTCGCTTGCTGCACAGTTGTACGAGTCAGGTGTGGTAAAGAATATATATACGTTAGCTGCAGATGTCCTGCCTACTGAGGCACTGCCTCAGTACACCCATCACCTGCAGGCAGGCAGCTTGCTTTCCCTTGCTACTATGCGCCTTGTTTCAACAACAGCGGCAGCCGATTATGCTCTGCTTTATTTGAAGCAAGGACCTATCACGTTAGGTTATCATGCGCTTGAGCGTATGCTGCAGGTAGCTGAAGAGACTGGTGCAGCAATGGTTTATGCTGACCATTACTCTGTGGAAGCTGGCAAGACGGTGAAGCATCCCGTTACAGACTATCAGTTGGGTAGTATCCGTGATGACTTTGATTTTGGTTCTGTTGTACTTCTTAAGACAGAGTGTCTAAAGAAGTATGCAGCGAAAGAGGTGGCAAAGGATTATCAGTTTGCAGGTTGGTACGACCTTCGTCTATTCTTAAGTCGTGAGGGAGAACTCTTTCATCTGAATGAATATCTCTATACAGAGGAAGAAGATGACCTACGTGCAAGTGGTGAGAAGCAGTTTGATTATGTGAATCCACGCAACCGTGAGGTACAGATTGAGATGGAGCAGGCAGCAACGGCACATCTCTCTGCTATCAAAGCCTTGGTTGATACAACGCAATATGTACAGCCTGACTTCTCTGGTGAGGCTTTTCCGGTAGAGGCATCGGTGGTAATTCCTGTCTTTAATCGTGAGAAGACGGTGCGCGATGCGGTCGTTTCTGCACTCTCGCAGAAGACAGATTTTCCTTTTAACGTTATCGTTGTTGACAATCATTCGACAGATAGTACGACGGAGATTCTCTCTTCTTTGGCTGCAGATGAACGCCTTGTACATCTTATTCCTACACGTACAGACCTCGGTATAGGTGGCTGTTGGAACTATGCTATCAATGATGTGCATTGTGGTCGCTTTGCTGTTCAGTTGGATAGTGATGACCTTTATTCTTCAGAGAACACCTTGCAGGCTATTGTCGATGCTTTCCACGAACAGAAAGCAGCGATGATAGTAGGCTCTTATCGTATGTGTGACTTCGATCTTAATACCCTTCCACCGGGCTTGATTAGTCATAATGAGTGGACGGAGGATAATGGTTGCAACAATGCCCTGCGTATCAACGGACTCGGTGCACCACGTGCTTTCTTCACTCCTTTGGTTCGTCAGCATCAATTCCCTAATACAAGTTATGGTGAAGACTATGCGATGGGCTTGGCTTTTAGTCGTCGTTTCCGTATCGGACGAATCTATGATGAACTTTATCTGTGCCGTCGTTGGGGTGGAAATAGTGATGCCGTACTGAGCATTGATAAGGTAAATGCCAACAATCACTATAAAGATCAGCTGCGTACAGTTGAGATTCTTGCACGTCAAAAACAGAATCAAGACAGAGAGAAAGGGCTAACTGATTTTTTTCATAACCAGCTGAACCAATGGCAAGACGTTGCAAAACGTTTTGAAGAGTTGAAGGGTGTGCAGACGCGTGAGGTGGGTTCAGCCCTTGCGCAATTCAATCCTGCACGCTTAGTGAGTACAGGTGCAAAGATTGATAAGGCTACGCTGGCTAAGCGCCCTTGCTTTCTTTGTGAAAAGAATCGCCCAGTAGAGCAGATTGTTCTGCCTTTTGGAGAAGGTTTTGATATCCTTGTCAACCCTTTCCCAATTCTCCCTGTTCATTTCACGATACCTTCTCGTCATCATCAACAGCAAGCAATAGCGGATAATTACGTACAGATACATCGCTTGCTAAGAGCTTATCCGCAGCTGATGGTGTTCTATAATGGTCCGAAGTGTGGGGCGAGTGCACCTGATCATCTCCACTTTCAGGCAGGAACAAGTGGTATTCTCCCTTTACAACGTGACTGGCAACGGCTTTACGAGACATCTGTCCCACTCTTAAAACTGAATGATACGGAGGGAATCTATGAGATAAAAGACTATATCTGTTCTGTTTTAGCTATCGTGAGTCATACAGGGAAGCACGATGTTGAGCTCTTCAGCCGTTTATATGAGTCACTTCCAATAAAGGAAGATGAGACTGAACCGATGATGAATATTGTGGCTTGGCGCAGTGGGGAGGCGTTTATTTCAGTCGTATTCCCACGTGAGAAGCATCGCCCTGATTGTTATTCTGCTGATGGGGAGGCACAGTGTCTGGTCAGTCCGGGTAGCTTGGATATGGCAGGATTGATGATATTGCCTCGTCAGAGCGACTTCGAAGGGATGACAGCAGAGCTTGCCAAGGCGATTTTACGTGAGGTTTCACTGTCAGATGAGGCAATGAATGAAGTCGTGAAACGGATTCGCAATAAGGCAGTTGACCTCGCTTTCGATGATTGGAAGCACGAACCTATAGTTTCTGTAGGTATCGTTCGTGGCGACGAAATTCGTTTTCAGCTGAATGGTACTTATACAATAGGAAACAAAGAGGTGACAGGTAAGCAGATTGTAAAGTTCAAAGACGGACAGATTTTGTGGGATTCTGCAGACTATACAGAACTTTGCTTTACCCCGCAAAATGATGATATATCCTTCACTTTGGAGGATGTTACTATCGGTGTAGACTTCCATTGGGAGCGCAAAGAGGCACAAACCTTCCTCGGAAAGCTACGTTTTGTTGTCGATGGAGATAAACTTTTGGCTATTAATGAACTACCTGTAGAGCGTTATTTAGCAAGTGTTATCTCAAGTGAGATGAGTGCTACCTCTTCGTTAGAGCTTTTGAAGGCACATGCTGTTATCTCTCGCAGTTGGCTTTTGGTACAGATGAGAAGACGAAAAGCCATTGAAATGGGTGTTCAGACAGCATCTGCACCAGTAAAAGTATCGGATGAAGAGGGTGTTGTATGGTATGATAGCGATGCACATACCTTGTTTGATGTCTGTGCAGACGACCATTGTCAACGTTATCAGGGCATTACGAAGGCAACGAGTCCACATGTTGAAGAGGCAATAAAGGCTACTCGTGGGCAGTTGTTGATGAATGGAAAGGAAATTTGCGACGCTCGTTTCAGTAAGTGTTGCGGAGGTGTTTCGGAGGAATATGAATACTGTTGGGACAATACTCATAAGCCCTACCTACTCTCTGTAGTAGATAATGCACCTTTGGGAACAGCCCCTACGATTGATCTCACTGATGAGAAGACGGCACAGGAGTGGATTCTGTCGTCTCCAGAGGCTTTTTGTAATACAAAGGATGCGGCAGTCTTGGGGCAGGTGCTTAATAACTACGATCAAGAAACACAAGACTTTTATCGCTGGACAGTAGACTTCACACAGTCAGAACTTGCTGAGCTAATCCTTCGTAAGAGTGGTCTTGATTTCGGAGAGATTATTGACCTCCAACCTTTAGAGCGTGGTAAGAGTGGTCGTATCACGCGTTTGAAGATTGTAGGGACAAAGCTCACACGTATTATCGGTAAGGAATTAGAGATAAGACGTACGTTAAGTGAGAGCCATCTCTACAGTTCTGCTTTCGTGGTAGAACGTAGTGAGGTCGTGAATGGTGTCCCACAGCACTTCCGTCTTATTGGTGCAGGGTGGGGACATGGTGTTGGCTTGTGTCAGATTGGTGCTGCAGTAATGGGCGAGAAAGGCTATCGATATGACGAAATCCTCCAACATTATTACCAGACAGCAGCTATTGAAGCACAATACTAA
- a CDS encoding permease, whose product MHEEQKIINGIPIVDQWRSYWLWLPTLYLTRGLPYVILLMTSLVYFNRMGLSNGAITLTTSWLILPFILRPLLGRLVVGYWSKYAWVILTEFVMALSLGGLAFMASSVDWFEWTVFFLMIIATMAALHDVAIERLYKRETALHNRPAFIGTRAISYMLSIIVGKAIPVTIAGNLEVIYRTVAPSWAIIFRVLSGLLTCLMLLHAIILPKDNIHANLPIWTGVTRQWWHDVKAAFVRRPHYVANLCFLFAFLIPEGMFFRIAPLFLIDPGSNAGLALSPQELGLVLGTVGTFSLIGGSALGANLVRRDGLKRWLWLFVIALTLPKFVFVYLSYYFVSTLSIINLCVIIEQFGAGLGLTFYVVWLAHCTKGEHSTFTYSIGTAITAFSLVMTGWFTGFLQEYVGYRLFFLLVAMLGVISFIVTYFLPVTKEIGKRKRMV is encoded by the coding sequence ATGCACGAGGAACAGAAGATAATCAATGGAATTCCTATTGTTGACCAGTGGCGTAGCTATTGGCTCTGGCTTCCTACGCTCTATTTGACACGTGGACTACCGTATGTTATCTTGTTGATGACTTCATTAGTCTATTTCAACAGAATGGGCTTGTCGAATGGTGCTATCACGCTGACGACATCGTGGTTAATACTGCCCTTTATCCTCCGACCTTTGTTAGGTAGATTGGTCGTTGGCTATTGGAGTAAGTATGCATGGGTAATTCTGACAGAGTTTGTTATGGCACTGAGTCTTGGTGGATTGGCGTTTATGGCATCATCTGTTGATTGGTTTGAGTGGACAGTCTTCTTCTTAATGATAATCGCAACGATGGCTGCCTTGCATGATGTGGCTATCGAAAGACTGTATAAGCGTGAAACGGCCTTGCATAATCGTCCTGCTTTTATTGGTACGCGTGCCATTTCTTATATGCTTTCTATCATTGTGGGAAAGGCTATTCCTGTTACGATAGCAGGAAACTTAGAGGTTATTTATAGGACGGTAGCCCCTTCATGGGCAATTATTTTTAGGGTTCTGTCAGGCTTATTGACCTGTTTGATGCTACTTCATGCTATCATACTTCCCAAAGATAATATTCATGCGAACCTCCCTATATGGACAGGGGTGACACGTCAATGGTGGCATGATGTCAAGGCTGCCTTTGTCCGCCGTCCTCATTATGTGGCAAACTTGTGTTTCCTTTTTGCCTTTCTAATACCCGAAGGGATGTTTTTTAGAATAGCACCACTCTTCTTGATAGACCCAGGAAGTAATGCAGGATTAGCTCTTTCACCACAGGAGTTAGGATTAGTCTTGGGAACAGTGGGTACGTTCTCGTTAATTGGAGGAAGTGCCTTAGGTGCTAATTTGGTACGTCGTGACGGCTTGAAGCGTTGGTTGTGGCTGTTTGTTATAGCCTTGACCTTGCCAAAGTTTGTCTTTGTTTATCTCAGTTATTACTTTGTCTCCACCTTATCAATTATCAATTTGTGTGTGATTATCGAACAGTTTGGAGCAGGTTTGGGATTAACGTTTTATGTTGTATGGCTCGCTCATTGTACAAAAGGGGAGCACTCCACATTTACTTATTCAATAGGTACGGCAATAACAGCCTTCTCGTTGGTGATGACAGGATGGTTTACAGGTTTCTTGCAGGAGTATGTGGGCTATCGTCTATTCTTCCTTCTTGTGGCAATGTTGGGTGTTATCAGTTTTATAGTGACCTACTTTCTCCCTGTAACAAAGGAGATAGGAAAACGAAAAAGGATGGTTTAA
- a CDS encoding M48 family metallopeptidase — MKIKYFLMAAVVALMTACGTASKVPLTGRTHRISISDAQLLSLSNQEYTKFMASAKRSTDAKNTAMVQRVGRNLANAVETYLRNNGYANEINNFKWEFNLVQDKQANAFCMPGGKIVVYEGLLPYTQNEASLAIVLGHEIAHAVAKHSAEQITKQMNQQMGTNILGTVLNSTVGSGVGDIASQVAGGYFSFRNLKYSRDNESEADYMGLIFAAMAGYDPANAVTFWQRMAAATNSSRSEILSDHPSDARRIENIKKWLPEAEKYYRGRGSNRVSSTGYSQSSRTLHIGGSSSSKRSNRR, encoded by the coding sequence ATGAAGATTAAGTATTTCTTAATGGCAGCTGTTGTCGCTTTGATGACAGCCTGTGGTACGGCTTCTAAAGTTCCATTAACGGGTCGTACACATCGTATCAGTATTTCTGATGCGCAGCTTCTTAGCCTTAGTAATCAGGAATATACAAAGTTTATGGCATCAGCAAAACGTTCTACTGATGCAAAGAATACTGCTATGGTTCAGCGTGTAGGTCGCAACCTTGCCAATGCGGTGGAGACTTACTTACGTAATAATGGTTATGCTAATGAGATTAATAACTTCAAGTGGGAGTTTAATCTTGTTCAAGACAAGCAGGCTAACGCTTTTTGTATGCCTGGAGGTAAGATTGTTGTTTACGAAGGATTATTGCCTTACACACAGAATGAGGCAAGTCTGGCAATCGTTTTAGGTCATGAGATTGCGCATGCTGTAGCTAAGCACAGTGCTGAGCAGATTACAAAGCAGATGAATCAGCAGATGGGAACCAATATATTGGGTACTGTCTTGAACTCTACTGTTGGTAGTGGAGTAGGCGACATCGCTTCACAGGTAGCGGGAGGATACTTCTCTTTCCGTAACTTGAAGTACAGTCGCGATAATGAAAGTGAGGCTGACTACATGGGACTTATCTTTGCTGCGATGGCTGGATATGACCCTGCGAATGCCGTAACATTCTGGCAACGAATGGCTGCAGCAACGAATAGTAGCCGTTCTGAGATTCTGAGCGACCACCCTTCAGATGCTCGTCGTATTGAGAATATCAAGAAGTGGCTGCCAGAGGCAGAGAAATATTATCGTGGTCGTGGCTCTAATCGTGTTTCTTCTACGGGATATTCACAGTCATCAAGAACATTGCATATAGGTGGTTCTTCGTCTTCTAAACGTTCAAACAGACGTTGA
- a CDS encoding NfeD family protein, with protein sequence MMDYLIQNLWLTWLLVGLVCLILEMMNGDFYIMCFAIGSFCASLASAFTDSIVVHVIVFVIFSVLSIFLVRPIALKYLHQGADKRLSNAEALIGREGKVTDTIEAGGYGRVKVDGDSWKAQSVDGMEIDSGAAVRILRLDSIIATVERC encoded by the coding sequence ATGATGGATTATCTGATACAAAACCTGTGGTTAACATGGTTGTTAGTGGGTCTTGTTTGTCTGATTTTAGAGATGATGAACGGAGATTTCTACATTATGTGTTTTGCAATAGGCAGTTTCTGTGCTTCACTTGCTTCTGCATTTACGGATAGCATAGTTGTTCACGTGATAGTCTTTGTCATTTTCTCGGTATTGAGTATATTCTTAGTACGACCGATTGCGCTTAAATATCTTCATCAAGGTGCAGATAAAAGATTAAGTAATGCTGAAGCATTGATTGGTCGTGAAGGAAAGGTAACAGATACGATTGAGGCTGGTGGATACGGCAGAGTAAAGGTAGACGGTGACTCATGGAAGGCGCAGTCTGTTGATGGAATGGAAATCGATTCGGGTGCTGCTGTGCGTATTTTACGACTTGACTCTATTATCGCAACGGTCGAACGTTGTTAA
- a CDS encoding SPFH domain-containing protein: MDIIAYVLIAFVVLALVFAKMSIVIISQSETKIIERLGKYYATLQPGINIIIPFIDHAKDIVALRAGRYTYTNSIDLREQVYDFDRQNVITKDNIQMQINALLYFQIIDPFKAVYEINNLPNAIEKLTQTTLRNIIGEMELDQTLTSRDTINTKLRAVLDDATNKWGIKVNRVELQDITPPASVSEAMEKQMQAERNKRATILTSEGQKQSAILQSEGEKQAAINRAEANKQQQILIAEGEAQARIRKAEAEAIAIQKITDAVGQSTNPANYLIAQKYIQMLTELAQNNNQKTVYLPFEASNLMGSIGGIKDMFK, from the coding sequence ATGGATATAATAGCTTATGTGCTGATTGCATTTGTTGTGTTAGCACTCGTTTTTGCTAAGATGTCAATCGTGATTATCTCACAGAGTGAGACAAAGATTATCGAACGTCTTGGTAAGTATTATGCAACCCTTCAACCAGGTATCAATATTATTATCCCTTTTATTGACCATGCAAAGGATATTGTGGCATTGCGTGCAGGACGTTATACTTATACAAACTCAATTGACTTGCGTGAGCAGGTGTACGACTTTGATCGCCAGAATGTGATTACAAAGGATAATATTCAGATGCAGATAAATGCACTGCTTTATTTCCAAATTATCGATCCATTCAAGGCTGTGTATGAGATTAATAACTTGCCAAATGCTATTGAGAAGTTGACACAGACTACACTTCGTAATATCATAGGTGAGATGGAACTTGACCAAACACTGACTTCTCGTGATACGATTAATACTAAATTGCGTGCCGTTCTTGATGATGCTACAAATAAGTGGGGTATCAAGGTGAACCGTGTTGAGCTTCAGGATATTACTCCTCCAGCAAGTGTTTCTGAGGCAATGGAGAAGCAGATGCAGGCAGAACGTAACAAACGAGCAACTATTCTTACCAGTGAAGGACAGAAGCAGTCAGCTATTCTCCAGTCTGAAGGTGAGAAACAAGCAGCTATCAACCGAGCTGAAGCTAACAAACAGCAGCAGATTTTGATTGCAGAAGGTGAGGCACAAGCTCGCATTCGTAAGGCTGAAGCTGAGGCTATTGCCATTCAGAAGATTACAGATGCTGTTGGTCAGAGTACGAATCCAGCAAACTATCTTATTGCACAGAAGTACATTCAGATGCTTACAGAACTCGCACAGAATAACAATCAGAAGACTGTTTATCTCCCATTTGAGGCAAGTAATCTCATGGGTTCTATCGGTGGGATTAAGGATATGTTTAAGTAA
- a CDS encoding UDP-N-acetyl glucosamine 2-epimerase encodes MKKLCIFCGARPNFIKVAPIIRVINRLSEENSSHKVSYSLVYAGSENDPTLEDQLFDNLSIRRPDVYLGVECENLNELTGQVMSKFEKYLQENPSDVVIVVDDLASTMAAAIVTKKQAITLAHIAAGTRSFDITMPKEINRLVIDGLSDILFTAGFSNNSIANKEGAELSKVYMVGNILIDNIRYDRERIEGMRLSDIDELAGLPLKEGNYLVFTLNRKALLADQDNLERMLHVLSETAGDTPIIAPLRDSAVQVIMALSLKKNIKLHNLHIVKPLGYLEFAYLTAHAKGIITDSGNVAEEATFNGVPCITLNSYTEHIETAKVGSNVLVGEDPELLRSSLSDMVAGTWKKCGVPERWDGRSAERVVQILLERH; translated from the coding sequence ATGAAAAAACTTTGTATCTTTTGTGGTGCACGTCCTAACTTTATAAAGGTAGCACCAATCATCAGGGTAATCAATAGACTTTCTGAGGAGAATAGTTCTCATAAGGTTTCTTATTCATTGGTTTATGCAGGTAGTGAGAATGATCCTACACTCGAAGATCAGCTCTTTGATAATCTCTCTATTCGCAGACCAGATGTTTATCTTGGTGTTGAATGTGAGAACTTGAATGAACTTACAGGTCAGGTGATGTCTAAGTTTGAGAAGTATCTACAAGAGAATCCATCTGATGTGGTTATCGTTGTGGACGATCTTGCTTCTACAATGGCGGCTGCTATTGTGACAAAGAAGCAGGCAATCACCCTTGCGCATATTGCAGCTGGTACTCGTTCATTTGATATAACGATGCCTAAGGAAATCAATCGCTTGGTAATTGACGGTCTTTCTGATATACTTTTTACAGCCGGATTTAGCAACAACAGCATTGCTAACAAGGAAGGAGCAGAGTTGTCAAAGGTTTATATGGTGGGTAATATTCTCATTGATAATATCCGCTATGATCGTGAGCGTATTGAGGGTATGAGGCTTTCGGACATTGACGAGTTGGCAGGTTTACCTTTGAAAGAGGGTAACTATCTTGTCTTTACATTGAACCGTAAGGCGTTGTTGGCTGATCAAGACAATCTTGAACGAATGTTACACGTGTTGAGTGAGACAGCAGGTGATACCCCTATTATTGCTCCTCTTCGCGACTCAGCAGTGCAGGTTATCATGGCACTTAGCTTGAAGAAGAACATCAAACTCCATAACCTCCATATCGTAAAACCATTGGGTTATCTTGAATTTGCTTATCTTACAGCTCACGCTAAGGGTATCATTACTGACTCTGGTAATGTTGCAGAGGAAGCAACATTCAATGGTGTACCATGTATTACGCTTAATAGCTATACTGAACACATTGAGACTGCAAAGGTAGGTTCTAACGTTTTGGTTGGTGAAGACCCAGAACTGCTCCGTTCTTCATTGAGTGATATGGTTGCAGGAACATGGAAGAAGTGTGGTGTACCTGAACGTTGGGATGGCCGTTCAGCTGAACGTGTTGTTCAAATCCTACTCGAACGTCATTAA
- a CDS encoding MATE family efflux transporter, translating into MHEHIDNYTYLTQAPVHCVIITMAIPTIISMLVTGLYNIADTFFVGKIDTQATAAVGVVFSLMFFVQAMGFFFGHGSGNYISRELGARRHENAIKMASTGFFSSFLVGVIVLILGEIFLTPLSLMLGSTPTILPYTEDYMQVILLGAPFLTSSLTLNNQMRLQGNANFAMYGIVTGAILNVVLDPILIFTCGLGVSGAAWATVIGQAVSFVILFLMTRRGENIAIHFRNFSPSLQRYKEIFYGGSPSMMRQGLACIATMSLNLAAGVYGDSAIAAMSIVGRIAMLSFAVVIGLGQGFQPVCGFCYGAGLYDRLKEAYKFTVTIGTIFLIVLAIIGWMISGTLIGVFRDDPEVIAIGVVALRWQLCVFPVNALILASNMLAQTCRKPWRANILAAARQGLFFIPLIFILPSYFGLLGVEMCQAVSDVLSFTLTVPIVIYTFREFTREAAAKKTTV; encoded by the coding sequence ATGCACGAACATATAGATAACTATACTTATCTTACGCAAGCACCAGTTCATTGTGTCATTATCACAATGGCGATACCGACTATCATCTCCATGCTTGTGACAGGATTATACAATATTGCCGATACGTTTTTTGTTGGTAAGATTGATACACAAGCCACAGCAGCAGTCGGTGTTGTGTTTTCTCTGATGTTCTTTGTGCAGGCAATGGGCTTTTTCTTTGGGCATGGTTCGGGCAATTATATCTCTCGTGAGTTGGGGGCACGTCGTCATGAAAATGCGATAAAGATGGCATCAACAGGCTTTTTTAGTTCGTTTCTTGTTGGAGTAATTGTTCTTATCCTTGGTGAGATATTCCTCACTCCCCTCTCTTTGATGCTTGGAAGTACACCTACCATTCTTCCTTACACGGAAGACTATATGCAAGTCATCCTACTTGGTGCACCTTTCTTAACCTCATCACTTACTTTGAACAACCAGATGCGATTGCAAGGAAACGCCAATTTTGCGATGTATGGTATTGTGACAGGTGCTATATTGAACGTGGTTCTTGACCCAATCCTCATCTTTACTTGCGGTTTGGGTGTTAGCGGTGCTGCGTGGGCAACAGTGATAGGACAGGCTGTGTCCTTCGTTATTCTTTTCTTAATGACGCGCAGGGGAGAGAATATAGCCATTCATTTTCGTAATTTCTCACCCTCATTACAGCGTTATAAGGAGATATTCTATGGTGGCAGTCCTTCCATGATGAGGCAGGGATTAGCTTGTATAGCAACGATGTCATTAAACTTAGCAGCAGGTGTTTATGGTGACTCAGCTATCGCAGCGATGAGTATTGTTGGGCGTATTGCAATGCTTTCCTTTGCTGTTGTCATCGGATTGGGACAAGGGTTTCAGCCAGTTTGTGGCTTCTGCTATGGAGCAGGCTTATACGACAGGTTGAAGGAAGCCTATAAGTTTACTGTAACCATTGGTACGATTTTTCTTATCGTGTTAGCTATTATTGGCTGGATGATAAGCGGAACGTTGATAGGTGTCTTCCGTGATGACCCCGAGGTGATTGCTATTGGTGTTGTAGCCTTGCGATGGCAGCTTTGTGTTTTTCCTGTTAATGCTCTTATTTTGGCAAGCAATATGCTTGCTCAGACCTGCCGCAAGCCGTGGCGTGCGAACATTTTGGCAGCAGCCCGACAAGGTTTGTTCTTTATTCCGCTGATATTTATTCTTCCATCTTATTTTGGGCTGTTAGGTGTTGAGATGTGTCAAGCCGTCAGTGACGTGCTCTCTTTCACGCTTACAGTACCTATTGTTATTTATACCTTCCGTGAGTTTACACGTGAAGCAGCAGCAAAGAAAACAACAGTATGA